The following is a genomic window from uncultured Draconibacterium sp..
CTTGCTGGTCGTTTGATTGGAGCATCTATAGGTAGCAAAGTTTCAAGTAAAACGATGTTAACTTTTGCTTCATTTGTTGGTATGGTACTAGTTCTTTTGGCTATTTTATTACCTACATCAACCATGGTAAGTATGCCAGGATTCCAGGTTCAAGGTAGCTCATTATCATTTGTATTCGCTGAAGTTCCGATTAATGCGATGTTCCTTGTTCTGGTAGGATTGTGTACATCAATTATGTGGGGTGGTATCTTTAACCTTGCCGTTGAAGGTTTAGGTAAATATGTTGCTGCTGCTTCAGGTATTTTTATGACACTTGTTGTAGGTGGAGGATTGCTTCCTTTGGTACAGAATGCTGTTGCCGACGGTATCGGATTCCAGCCTTCGTTCTGGGTGCCATTCTTAGGATTGGCTTACCTGTTCTTCTATGCAACAATTGGTAGTAAAGTAACTAAACGTGCCGAAAGCGTTAAACTTTAAAGACTATTAAAACCTCACTTGTTGGGGATTTAAATACAAATTCGGGATAATCCCGGAAAGCCATCCGTTAGCTGACGGATGGCTTTTTTTATGCGAAAAAAAGAAAGGCCTGAAAATATGAGTTGCATACATTATTTTTTATTTTAGCAATACTTAATTACTACTATGTACGACATTATTGGAGATGTTCATGGATATGCAGCCCAGCTAAAAAAGCTTTTAACAGAAATGGGCTACCGAAAAACGAATGGTAGTTATTCGCATCCAACGCGGAAAGCAATTTTTGTGGGCGATTTTATTAACCGCGGGCCTGAGATCAGAAAAACAATCCGGACCATTAAAGCGATGGTTGAAAACGGCAACGCATATGCTGTGCTGGGAAATCATGAACTCAATGCTATTATTTATCACCTGAAAGATAAGCAGGGGAAATCAATTATCTCAAAACCGAGTAAATACTTTTTATCGCTTTTTAAAACCATTAACGAGTATTCGTTAGGATCAAATGAACTGAACGAACAGCTTCGTTGGATGCGCACGTTACCACTTTATCTGGATTTAGGCGAAATTAGAGTGGTGCATGCCTGCTGGAGCGAAGACGCTATTAAAGTTGCCGACTCGCTGTATGAAGAGGGTAGAATAAGAAAGCGCGTTTTTCGGAAGGTGTATAAGAAGTCAAATTCAGAAGAAGCACAAAGTGTGTGGAGGCTAACAAAAGGCATTAACCTGAAATTACCATCCGATTTAAGGGTAATGAACAACAAAGGTGTTTCGCCCCGTACTTTTCGAATTCGCTGGTGGGAAAATCTGGAGGGGAAAACATTTCGAGAAGCTTCGTTTGAAAGTAAATTCACGATGCCATCGTATACCATTCCTCCCGAAATTGTTCCGGCGACTTTCCCGTATCCCGATGATGCCCCGATTTTGTTCTTCGGACATTACTGCAGAGGGGCAGGACCGCACATAATAAAACACAATGTTTGTTGTGTTGATTCGTGTGTTGCGGGCTCTAAATCGCTTTTGGCGTATCGGTGGAGCGGAGAGAAGGAACTAGATATGAATCATTTAGTAAAAATATAGCCTGTTTGGGAGGTGTATTTTATTGATATTCAGTGGTATATAAAAAATATCAAAAAAATATTTTTTTGTATTGCAGGTAAAAAAAGAAAGTATATATTTGCATCACCTTTGCAAAGGGCTTCAAGCCGCTTGAAAAGGGAAAAGTTCTAAAAAAACGGTGGCGTAGTTCAGTTGGTTAGAATGCCGGCCTGTCACGCCGGAGGTCGCGAGTTCGAGTCTCGTCGTCACCGCTTATTTTTTTGACAAAAAAGGTTTAGAACATCAATTTATTGGTGGCGTAGTTCAGTTGGTTAGAATGCCGGCCTGTCACGCCGGAGGTCGCGAGTTCGAGTCTCGTCGTCACCGCTTAGTCAATCAGACAAATGATGAAAAGGAGTGTAACCCTTGTGTTACACTCCTTTTTTATTTTCAATATGGCGTTTATTGTTTGATGAAGAAACTTTATTTTCTTAAATATCCGATAGGTATAAAATTCACAAGAAAGGAATTCGCTGAACCAAGGTATTCTCAAATATCATATAATATTAAAAGAATAAAATAAAGATACTCTTTATCGATTTTATTTTTAAGTTGATTATACAAAAGACTTTTAAAGCGTGACTTCTGTTTTTTTACTGCTATTTCTGAGATGTTTAGAAGTTTTGCTACTTCAGCATTTTTCAGGCCTTGCTCAAAACTTAAATCAAATAGGGTTTTATATTTTTCTGGCAAGGAATCAATAGCTTCGTACAATAATGTGAGTGTTTCCTGTTCAATGAAATTTACCGAAAGATCTTTCTCTGAATCCTCAATTTGAGCCATGTACTTGCTTTGAGCCTTGCCTTTTCGGAGAATGCTAATTCCCTTATTCCGCACACAGGTATATATAAATGCCTTTAGTTGAAACGGAGAAGAGAAAGAGTGTCGCTGTTTATAGGCTTGAAAAATAGCATCTTGTACGCAGTCTTCCGATAAAAAAGCATATTCATTTCCTAATAAACGTGAGGCATAAATGATTAATTCCGGATACATTTTTTCATAAAATGAATTAATTGTTCCTTCCTTAAATTCTGCAAATACTTGTTTATATACCTCAATCATAAATTACATGAAAAAAACTTTAAAAATGTATTTGCGGGTGCGTAAAAGTAACAAAAACATAGCATTTTGCTTAAAAAATATATAAAAAGCAATTTTTAGGGTATACGAAAAAGGAAGGATTGCGTCTTAGCTCTATTAATTAATTAATTATTTAAAGGAAACCAGATGAAAAAAGAAAAATTGATTAGTGTGTTTACATTGGCAGCGTTATTTTTGATTTGTAACGTAAGCAAGGCACAACTTCTAAAAGGTATTATCAATGCTGACAGTATTCCCATACTTCAAATTGCCTATACCCCAGACGGCGATGTGATAAACACAATCTATCATAAGTTACAACCCGACAAAGATGGTAAGTTTAGCTTTAATACAGATTTGATTGATCAGACCTGTGACGTAGGGGTTTATGTGGGTGAAGAAATTTTTGGCGCACATTTAGAGAAAGGAAAAACAACAAATATTTACCTGGAGAAAAAGAGTGGAAAAGAAAATTTCGAAATAAGATTTGGTGGAGATAATGTTGAGTTAAGTAAGGTTTATAATGCCTATACTCAGGCTTTTGATATTTTTAAATATTTTTCCATCGATCCGGCTTTAAGTAAATCTTTTCAAGAATACAGAGATATACTTGAGAAGGAGTACACTGCGCTAAATAAGAAGTTAGCTACAATTAAAGACGACCAATGGCAGGCGTACTATATCAAACTATCGGAAGGAATGTATAAGTGGACCCAAATTCGCTTGATTATGGATGAGTGTTTTGAGGAGAATATACCATTAGCAGAATCACCTGAATATTTGGAGTTGATTAATGCCATTAATCCGAATGACGAGGCAAGTTTAAGAACGAATCTGAGTGTTGCTTGGTTGGGGGGAAAAGTAAAACAAAGCATGGACGGAAATGATGATGATAACATTCCTTATTTTGTTGAATGTATGGAACTTGTTGAAAATCAAATCACAAATCCAAAAGTTCGCACATCTCTTACCCGCTACATTCCTTACCTCTATTTTACCATGGGGGCCGGAAAAGGAGATGTTAACGTATTTTGGAATCGTTTTAAGATATTTGCCAAAGATTATCCGGAATTAATAAGTGATTATGAGTCAAATGTTAAATCGTTTGTTGAAATCAAAAAAGGAGATGATGTTCCATATAACCCGGTATTGACAAAAACTGACGGAACTACTTGTAAATTGTCCGACTTAAGTGGTTATTTGGTTTATATTGATATTTGGGCGACATGGTGCGTCCCTTGTGTTAAAGAAATACCACATTTAGAAAAAGTGGCAGAACATTTTAAAGGCAACGACAAGATTAAAATTATTAGTATATCTGTAGATGAAAACCGGGATGCCTGGCTAAAAAAACTGGCAAAAGACCAACCTGAGTGGGAGCAATATATACTTACGCCGGAAGAGGAAGAGAAATTTATGAAAGCATGGAATATAGGCGGAATTCCTCGTTTCATTGTGTTGGATAAAGACGGGAAAGTATTTTCGGCTGATGCACCAAGACCTTCTAACGAAGAGCTAATTGGTACCTTGGAATCACAATTATAAATTAACAAGCGAAATGATTGAAGAAAGAGATGAAGAGATGTGTTTTTTACTCTTCAAGCGTATTGCCGGAAAAATTGAGAAGGAAGAAGAGCAACAACTGGAGGCCTGGCGTTTGGAAAGCGAATTGCACCAGCAACTTTACGACCGGCTGCTTGATCCAGCATATCTTGAACATGAATATAAGCGTAGAAAGGCGATTAATGTGCAGCGTCCGATGGCAGAAATGCAAGGCCGAATAAATGCTGACAACGGGAAAGTATTTCGTTTACACCGGATTAAACGCTGGGCTATTGCTGCTTCTATCGCTTTATTGGTGGGCATAAGTGCTATTCAGATTTTTCTTCACACTTCCAACAAAACATCTTCAATTGAAACCGCTAAAACTCAATTGGCAGTATCAGATATAAAACACGGAGAGACAAAGGCTGTTTTAACAATGCCTGGCGGAGCAGAAGTGGCTTTAGGAGCCAACGACGAAAGCAATGAGGAAGCCATCAAGCATGTAAAATCTGCTTCCAAAATGCAGGCAGAAACAAAGCTGAACCTTGAAGTTCCCCGGGGTGGGGAATTTAAGATTGTGCTGGAAGATAGTACCGAAGTATGGCTAAATGCCGAGTCTAAACTTATTTATCCTGAGAAATTCTCCTTAAAAGAACGAAAGGTTACAGTAACAGGAGAAGCCTATTTTAAAGTTTCGCACGATGAAGACAGGCCATTCTTTGTTGAAACAGACGGACAACTTGTTCGGGTTTATGGTACCGAATTCAATATTCGATCGTACAATGAAGACCAACAGGTTTATACTACTTTGGTAACAGGTAGTATTTCGTTAACCAAGGCCAATGATAAAAGTGGAGAGCTAATGCTAACTCCCGGATACCAGGCCCTCTTTGATAAAGATAATGCCGAAACTTTTGTTAAAACGGTTAACACCGATATTGTAACCAGTTGGCGGGGAGGCCGGTTTGTTTTTGAGGAACAAAACCTCGGTCAAATCATGCAGGATTTAAGTCGGTGGTATTTATTCGACTATCAGTTTGAAGAAAAAAGTTTGGAACAAATTGTTTTTAAAGGAAGCATTCCTCGCTACAGCGAATTCAGTACAGTTTTAGCCATATTAGAAAAAAGTGGTGGCTTAGCTTTTAGCGTTAACGGATCAACCGTTAGCATTTCTCAAAGTGTTGATAGTAAATAAACAACAACTAAAATCAAATTAATGAATATAAAAAAACTCTGTATAGCAATAATTATGTCCGTTTGGGGACTATTGCAGCCTATTCAAACCTGGGCGCAGGAATATAGCGTTTCCTACAACGAGGCGAATATTGATGAGGTAATTTCGGATTTAAGAAATAAGACCGGATACGAATTTGTTTACCAGAAGCAAATACTAAACAACGTTGGGCCAATATCTTGTACATATAATAGCCTGACTATTAATCAGCTTCTTGATCGTATTTTCTGGGATAAAGCCGGACTGGATTACGATATCGTAGAGAAGAATATTATTTTAAGTATATCAACTAAAGAATTAGAATATTTTAAGAAAGTAATTACAGGGATGGTAACGGATGAAAATGATAATCCTCTTCCGGGGGCAAGCATTTTGTTCGTTGGGAGCAATACTGGTGTTACAACTGATACTGATGGGCAGTTTGTGCTTACTGTAGAAGGAAAAGATCCGGTAATCCGTATCTCCTTTATTGGAATGAAAGAGCAGACGATTCATGTTAACTCTTTAAAAGAGAATTTCCTTTTGGTAAAAATGCAGAATGATGAAAGAATGATGGAAGAGGTTGTTGTAACCGGTTACCAAAATATCAAGCGCGAGAATGCAACCGGTTCCTATCAATCCGTTAAGTCGAAAGATTTGGGCAATCGTTATACATCATCAATTGCAGCCAATTTGGAAGGTAAAATACCCGGACTGGTTAGTTACAATAATGGTTTAGGCGACGACCAGGAATCATCGCTTATAATCCGTGGTGTTGGATCCTTTCAGGCCAATACCAGCCCGCTTGTGGTTGTTGATGGATTACCAATTGAAGGCTCTATTGAATCTGTTAATCCGTATGAAATAGAGAATGTTACTGTTTTGAAAGATGCAGCAGCAGCAGCAATATATGGTGCGCGAGCTTCCAACGGGGTAATTGTAATTACAACAAAACGGGCCCAAAGCGAAAAGTTAACTATTGATTTTAATACGGATATCACAATCAGCGAAAAACGGGATTACGACAATTTCAGATGGGCAAATGCCAGCGAATTGATTGAACTGGAGAAGTACAATTATAATTATATACGCGACGCAGAAGATCAATCGGCATTTTCTACTTTGCTCCAATACTATGAAAACAGACGAAAGGCACTAAGTCCTGTTAGCCGTCTTTTGGTTGCCAATTATTTGGGAGAGTTAGGTCCCGATGAGCTAAATAGTACACTTGAGCGATTGAGTAAAAATGATTACCGGAAGGAGTGGCAAGATGCTACAGAACGTTCTCAGATACTGAAACAATACAACCTGGCATTACGCACAAAAGGGAAAGTATTGGGCTCAAGTATTGTATTAAATTATAAAACCGATAACAATGGCATTGTAAATCAGCATAACAATATGCTGACGTTTAGTTATAAAGGCGATTTGGATGTTACAAAATGGCTTGATTTATCGTTGGGAACAAACATTATTCGTGAACGTGCAAAAACTCATATCAGCAGAGTATACGGATACAATAGAATCAATGCCTTTCAACCTTACCAGAGTATGTATAACGAAGATGGTTCGCGCGCAGCTATGGAAGCAGATGTTTATTTAGGCGAAGAATCTTTAAACAATCCCGCCTATGGTTTTAAGTCTGTTTCGTATAACTTGCTGGATGAACTGAACAAGAATTTTCAGAAAACAAGCCGAACAAATATTCGTTCATTTTTGCATGCCAATGTTAAAATTCTTCCCGAATGGACGGTTAGTAGCCAGTTTCAGTACGAAGATATAAACTATAAGAATGATGCGTATTACGAGGGTGATTCTTATTACATGAGACACTTATACAATCTCTACACAACCGAAGAAGTTGTGCAGGAGGAAGATTGGGATACCGGAGAAATGATATCAAGCAGTGTCGTGAAACATCACATTCCCGCTGGAGGAAGATTGGATACCGACCTCTCAGAAGGTGCTTTTTACACTTTCAGAGCACAAAGTAATTATTCGAAAACTTTTGCAGACAAACACGAACTTATAGCTATTGCAGGTTATGAGTTTCGCGAATCAAAATCGAAAACATACAAAAACCTGTTGATGGGTTATGATGAGCAAACTCAAACAAACAGCAATGGATTGGTTAATTACGGTGTGTGGAAAGACCTGGAAGGACAAGTTTCAGCTTTAGGCGACAACTATACTATTTATGGAGCACCTGATGGAAACGATTTTTTAACGACAAATATTCTACACCGTTTTTATTCGGTTTATTTCACCGGAAACTACAGTTACGATAACCGGTACAGTGCATCATTCTCTTATCGGGTTGATAAAACTGACTTATTTGGCGCTGATCCTAAATTTCGGGGGCGCCCATTATGGTCAACCGGTTTAAGCTGGAACATCAACAACGAAGAGTTTATGAAAAACTATAAATGGGTTGATGTTTTGAAACTGCGCGGTAGTTACGGTTTAACAGGGAATATCGATAAAGATATTTCATCCTACCTAACTGCAACAATTGGGGTAAACGAAGTAACCGGAGCAAAGTATGCAGACTTAGACACGCCTCCGAACGATCAGCTTCGTTGGGAGAAAACGGCCTCATGGAATATTGGTCTCGACTTTTCGTTGTGGCGTAACCGCTTGAGTGGTTCTATTGATGGTTACCGAAAAACCGGAACTGATATACTAACCATTACTGATCTTGACCCGACAACAGGATGGAGCCAGCTGACCATAAATAGCGGAGAAGCTCTAAACACCGGAGTTGAAATACAACTTAATGGTAGTATTATCAAACCATCTTCTTATAATTCAATTGGGGTGAACGCTTCAGTTAACTTTGCATATAATAAAAACGAAGTTACAAAGGTAAGCCATCAACCCTCTTCTGGCGCAGAAGCATTACGAATTGGAACGCTTCACGAGGGGTATCCTGTTAATTCCTTGTTCTCGTATCGTTTTGCCGGATTATTATCAGAAGATAATATACAGCATTTCAGATGGGAAGATGCCAACGGACAAATTCATTCATCCGACATAAACAGTGGCGAATTTACGCCCGAAGATGCTGTGTTTAGCGGAGGATTAGATCCAAAATACATGGCAAGTTTTAACCCTGAAATTACTTACGGCGGATTTAGCATTACTGCAATGCTTTCATATTATGGCGGACATTATATGCGTGTATTAACAGACGACTGGTCGAGCGAAGGAAGTACTTACGGCTATAGTAGTCTGGCATCTGTTGATGCAATTCCCAGCAGTTATTTAAATTATTGGAGAAGCGATGATAAAAATTTGTATCCTGCTAACGGATATCTCGGCGGATCAAACGTAATTGGAGACTACAGGTATTTGGATACAAATGTTGTTTCTGCAGATTACGTTAAATTACGTACCCTGGTGCTGGCATATAGTTTTTCTCAGCAGTTTTCTAAAAAAATAGGGGTTAATAATCTGCGCTTAAGGTTTCAGGTAAATAACCTGGCAACCTGGCAACGTAATAAGCTGGGGATAGACCCGGAAGCTAACAATCCTGCATATGGTACCACTTTGCCGGAAACTCCGAGAAGCTACACAATGAGCTTGAATTTTAACCTGTAATACAAGAAACGATGATTAAAAGAAACATATTTGGATTTTTACTCCTATTAATTTTAGTATCCTGTGAAGACCAACTGGACATTATCCCTAAAGGAAAAAGTACACTGGATAATTTAGATGATTTAGAATTATTGTTAAATCAGGAATATTCGCTCGGTATAAAACCTGCAGCCGATTTGGGTATGATATGCAATGAATCATTGGGGCTGATGCTGTCTGTTCCTGAAGCCTTATCTCTTACCAATACGCTGGATTATGCCTACCTCTCTTATAACGAAGAAGTAGACCGGGTAACCCTGACACAGTCTGACAGGCGATATTCTGCGGCGTATAGTTATATCAATTATATGAATGTAATACTGAGCAAGATTGACGACGTAAGCGGAGATGTTGATAGAAAAGCAAGCCTTAAAGCAGAGGCGCACATCATAAGGGCTTATCTCCACTGGCTGTTGGTTAATATTTATGCCGCGCAATACGATGCGGCTACAGCTAAAAATAAAGGAGGTATTGCTTATGTTGATAATATTGACGTAGTTGAACAGAAAACAAAGCTGACTCTGGAAGAAGCATACCAACGCATTCTGGAAGATTGTTCTGATGAGATTATAGATCAACTGCCAGTTGATAATTCCAATATTTTGCGAGCTGACCATGCCTTTGGTAATGCCGTGCGAGCTAAGGTTTTAATGCAAATGAAACAGTATGAAGAAGCATTGCCTTACGCACTGGAGGCACTGAACTTGAATGGAGCAATTGAAGACCGGAAAATTATTGCTGAGACTGGAGTTTGGGATTTGCAGGAAGATGTATCGAATAATTACGTGTATATGCGTAGTGAATCACGAGTAAGTCCTACCACCGAAACCCTTTCGGTTGAAAGTTCTGCAATGTTTGAGGACGGAGACTATGTTATCAATTACGATGGAGGATGGAGCGATTTGTACGGGATGATATTTGCCGGAATAAGCGGCTGCAAAATTTATTTTGGCTGGAATACAAAAAGCAATGAATATGGCATTAATAGCGACAGGATGTATTACACTGCTGCCGAATGTTATATTCGCACAGGAGAAATACGCAAAGGATTAGAGCTTGTCGATCATATACGTGCCTATCGTGTGGAAGACTACCAATCGTTTGTTGCGCTTTTTGATCAAAGCCCGTTAAGCGAAACGGAGGCTATGTCGCTGTTACAAAAAGCAAAATGGATTGAGTGTGTTGCTTCTTATGAGAACTTTTTCGACTGTAAACGCTGGAACACTGAAGAGAACTATAAACGTACGATTGTCCGCAACTTAGGCGACGAGTATGGAAGTTATTCTATTTCTCCTGAGTCTCCTTTGTGGATTTTGCCATTCCCGGCTAATGCTACTCGCTATAACTCATCACTTACTCAGAACTTCTAATAAATCTCCAAAATCAGGCTTTTACCAGAAATAACTCTGGTAAGAGTCTGATTTTAATGAATTCCTGTTTTAGATTAGAATGACCTTGCCGAAAATTATTCAATTCGTATGGGCATTCTCAGAATCGAAATAGTGAGCGTTACTATTGTTATTACGTTGGGCACTCATTGGATAATATCCAATGAATGAGTTGTAACGACGAAGTGTGTACACCTCCAACCGATGAAGAATTTGAGTTTGTGATCGGGTAAATACGAGCTAACTGTCATATTCAAAGAGAGGTTATCCTGAATAATAAGCGGTAGCCTTTTTTTGTGTTTCAAATTTGGTATATAATGAGTATGTTCGCGACTTGTTTGCTGATGGGTAAAATAAAAAATTAACGAAAACTGATTGTAATGGAAAAGACTGATGTAAGGTATGCTGAATATCTGAAAATCTTACATGAAGAGTTGATACCGGCCATGGGCTGTACTGAGCCAATTGCTATTGCTTATGCCGGAGCTGTCGCCAAAAAGGCACTGGGAACAATGCCCGAGCGTGTTTTGGTAGAAGCAAGCGATAACATTATTAAGAATGTAAAAAGTGTTGTCGTCCCGAATACAGGAGGACAGAAGGGAATTGCTGCTGCTGCTGTTGCCGGTATTGTTGCGGGTGATTCAGAGCGGATTTTAGAGGTAATATCTGATGTAAGTATTAAGGAGCGGGAACAGATCGCAGATTTCCTGAAATCAAATGAAGTGGAGGTCGTTTCCTTACAAAGTGAAATAATTTTCGACCTGGTTGTGAATGTTTTTAGTGGCGATGACAGTGCTGCCGTTCAGATATCGCATTACCATACCAACATTGTTCGTATAACCAGAAATAATGATACTGAAATTTGCAATCAGCATTGTAATGATTTAACACCATCGCAGATTTTGGATCGTTCATTCATGAGTGTTGACGATATTTTGAAATTTGCGGAGACGGTAGAGCTTTCTCAAGTAAAAGATCTGCTGGATAAACAAATTGAGTACAATGTTGCTATTGCCAAAGAAGGCATAAAAGGGAACTGGGGAGCAAATGTAGGATCGGTACTTCTGCAATCGTGGGGTACAGATGACATAAAAGTACGTGCCAAAGCCATGGCTGCTGCCGGCTCGGATGCACGAATGAGTGGCTGCGAATTGCCTGTAATGATTGTTTCAGGTAGTGGTAACCAGGGATTAACAGCATCGCTGCCGGTGATTGAATATGCCAGAGAATTGAAGGTAGACCAGGAAACGTTATACCGGGGGTTAATTGTTTCTAATTTAGTCACTATTCATCAAAAAACACGAATAGGACGTTTGTCGGCCTATTGTGGAGCCATCTCTGCCGGTGTTGGCGCCGGTGCCGGAATTACATGGTTACATGGTGGCCGGTTTGATGAGGTGGCCCATACCATTGTAAATGCACTTGCAATTGTGTCTGGTATTATTTGCGACGGAGCAAAACCTTCCTGTGCAGGGAAAATTGCATCGGCTGTTGACGCTGGAATTTTGGGTTACCACATGTATAAAAACGGACAGCAATTTTATGGTGGCGACGGAATCCTGAAAAAGGGGGTTGAGAATACTATCGAGAGAATTGGTCAATTGGCTAGTAAGGGGATGCGCGAAACCGATAAAGAGATCATTCGAATTATGTTAGGAGAATAACTGTTTAATATGCTGGGTGTATTGATAAGATCGTCAGTGTTCTATGTCTATGTCGAATATATTTGTGCAACATTAGCGGACTGATTTTTTTATAAGAGCGGTATCATGAATAAGTACTAGTAGTTAAAGAATTGGGTTCAGCACCTCTGTTGAGCCAGAAAATTTTTGAGACCATATTATTTTATATCTTACACCTCGTATTGATAAACCCAATAAAATCAGGTGAAAACAGGTTCTGAAAATTTACCGGTATACAGCTTGCACAATTTTAGTTCGAAAGAACGGGCAAGCCAGCAGTTTCAGGTAGAAGTATTTGATGCTAACCGGCATTTTGCTGTAAAGTACCCGCATCGTCACGATTTTTTTGAGGTGTTGTATCTGCAAAAGGGAAGTGGCTCGCATGTTATCGACGGAAATAAATACGATATCGAGCCGCCCTGTATATTTTTTATGTCGCCCGGACAGGCGCACAAAATCGAGTTCTCGCACGATATTGATGGTTTCATTTTTATTTTCACTGCCGATTTTTACCTGCTCAATCAGCGAAATCCCAACCGTTTAATCGAGTTTCCTTTCTTTTTTACCATCCGGCAGGATAACCCGCCATTGCGTTTAAATAATGAGAACGACAAACGTTTTCTGGAGAGTTTGTTTAAAAAAGGTATTAACGAAATTCGCAGGCCCGAAGGTTATTCTATCGATATTTTACGATCGGTACTCGACCTTATTTTAACAACTTGTGCTTCGCTTTATCCGTACGACGAGAACCGTTGGAAAGGAAAAGGGCACATTGTGGTGAAAAAATTTTTTCAATTACTGGAAGAGCATTTTCACGAAAACCTTTCGGTGGCACAGTATGCCGATATTATGGCGCTAACGCCAAATCATTTAACCCAAACGGTAAACCAGCTAACCGGGAAAACTTCGTCGCAAATTATTAAATCGAAACAAATTATTGAGATTAAACGCCTGTTGGTACATACTAATCTCAGTGTTTCGGAAATTGCTGCAAAAATGAACTTTCCGGATCAAAGTTACTTTGCCAAATTTTTTAAACGCGAAGTCGGTCTGTCTCCCTTGCAGTTTCGTTCTCAATCGCTCTAATGGTGGCAAAGTTCCATATTTAGTACATTGTTTAAGCTGTTGAAAATTAATAGTGTAATTTAAATGTTTAAACCGGCGTTAAAATTCAAATCCATGAAAATTACCTAAAATTCATGTAATTTTACATTTCAGGTTTGCAGAAATTTTGTTGCTTTGTATTAAGGTTTGTGCATTTGAGAACGAACAGCAAAATGTTACAGCTTAAAAGTATTTTAATCGTAAAAAATATAAGATCATGGAAAATTATTTCAATACATTACCTCTTCGTCTTCAGTTAGACCAGTTGGGAAAATGCGACTTTATGGATGAGTCGGAATTTGCAGACGGAGTTGAAAAACTTAAAGGAAAACAAATTGTAGTATTGGGTTGTGGAGCACAGGGATTACACCAGGGCTTGAACCTTCGCGACAGCGGATTAAATGTTGCTTACGCGTTACGCCAGACTGCCATCGACGAAAAACGTGCATCGTATGTAAATGCTACCGAAAATGGTTTTGAAGTTGGTACTTTCGAAGAATTGGTGCCTAAGGCCGATCTTGTACTGAATCTTACACCAGATAAACAACATACTCCGGTAGT
Proteins encoded in this region:
- a CDS encoding AraC family transcriptional regulator; the encoded protein is MKTGSENLPVYSLHNFSSKERASQQFQVEVFDANRHFAVKYPHRHDFFEVLYLQKGSGSHVIDGNKYDIEPPCIFFMSPGQAHKIEFSHDIDGFIFIFTADFYLLNQRNPNRLIEFPFFFTIRQDNPPLRLNNENDKRFLESLFKKGINEIRRPEGYSIDILRSVLDLILTTCASLYPYDENRWKGKGHIVVKKFFQLLEEHFHENLSVAQYADIMALTPNHLTQTVNQLTGKTSSQIIKSKQIIEIKRLLVHTNLSVSEIAAKMNFPDQSYFAKFFKREVGLSPLQFRSQSL